The genomic window CAGGGGAGTCTGGTGGAGGGTCCCGCCCtcggcagggggctggggggcccgtCCCACAGAAAGACGCTAAATTGGGAGCCTGCCCCCACCATGTTTTGGGGGGATGAGGAGATTtgggccacacggcagagctcagggatcattcctggctctgtgctcggggggctACACGGAGCTTCTGGGGGGccatttgcagtgctggagatgcaACCTGGAACCGGGATCGGCCAGATGCGAGGCAAACCTGATGCCCCAGGCCACGCGTGTCTCCGGCCCCTTCAGGCAGCTCCAGAGCCCACAAAGGAGCGGGCGAGGACATGGGGGTTCAGGCCacagggaggagtgggggggacCTGCCGGGGGGCGCAGGCTGCGGGGCGACCCACCGAGGTAGCTCACGCGCTGCTGCAGCGTGGACGCCAGCTTGGCAAACTCGTCCCTGAGGCTCTCGTGCTGCATGGGCATCAGGGCCAGGTGGCTCATGGACAGCCGGACAGCCGACTTCTTCTCCTCGGGGGTCGAGGCCTGCCTGGCGGCCTTCAGTGTCTGAGACATGACCAGGTTGGAAGGGACCCCGGTAGGCAGCAGGGGGCCCAAGAGACTGGACATCTCTGCGTCCCTCGGCTCTTGCTTCAGCTCTGGGTCCTCTCTGAGGTCGTAGGTGGCCCCCTGAGCGGCCCCCACACCTGGGGAGCCTGTGAGCGCCCCAAGGGGCCCCGAGGTGGTCGCCGCGGTGGCGGAGGCGGCCAGGTGAGTGGTGGGCACATTCTGCACGGCCTGGGCAGCTGCCTGGGCGGCGCGGGCGGCTGAGCTGGCGGCAGCGGCGTAGGCGACGGCGGCGGCAGCCGCGATGTTGGCGTCGGTCTTCAGCTTCTTGAGGCTGGCGGGAGACTTAGGGGCTGCCTCCATGgcggccggggcccggggcccccgTCCTGCTGTGCCCTCTGAGGGCACCTCCTCCTGGTCTTCCAAGATGCTGTACAGGTAGGGGTCCAGCGTCTGTGGCCACACTGGCCGTGgccacactgagctgtgctcCCTGGCCAGTGGGGGGGCCCTGGAGCCCCAGGGCGGGGCGAAGAAGCGGGAGTCTGGAGCCTGGGAAGGGCTAACGCCGGGGGCGTCTCTGTGCAGAAGGCAGTTTCCCGGTGCTGGGAGCtgtgggccaggggcaggggcaggtccAAATCCAGGCCCAGATCCAGGGACAAACCAAGGCCCAAagccaggttcaaatcctggggCAGGCCAAGGCCCAAAGCCAGGTCCAAATCCTGGGGCAGGCCAAGGCCCAAAACCAGGCCCAGGCCCAACAGCAGGTCCAGGACTGACAGCAAAACCAGGACTGACAGCAGAACCAGGCCCGACTGCAGAACCAGGCCCGACTGCAGAACCAGGCCCAAGGGCAGAACCAGGCTCAAGGACAGAACCAGGCCCAACAGCAGAACCAGGCCTGACAACAGAACCAGGTCCTTCAACAGAACTAGGTCCTTCAACAGAACCAGGTCCAATGGCAGCACCAGGTCCAATGGAAGAACCAGGCTCGAAGGCAGAACCAGGCCCAAAGGCAGGACCAGGCCCAACGGCTGGACCAGGTCCGATGACGGAACTGGGTTTGACAAAAGAACCAGGCCTGACCGCAGAACCAGAACCCACAATAGAACCAACAGAACCAGGCCTAATGGCAGAACCAGGCCTGATGACAGAACCAGACCCAACAACAGAACCAGGCCTGACAACAGAACCAGGTCTGATGGCACAACCAGGCCCAGCAGCAGAACCAGGCCTCACAACAGAACCAGGCCCAACAACAGAACCAGGCTTGACGGCAGAACAAGGCCTCAGAGCAGAACCAGGCCGAACAGCAGAACCAAGCCCAATGACAGAACCAGGCCGAACAGCAGAACCAGGCCCAATGACAGAACCAGGCCGAACAGCAGAACCAGGCCTCAAAGCAGAACCAGGCCGAACAGCAGAACCAGGCCCAACAACAGAACCAGGTCCGACAGCAGAACCAGGCCCAACGACAGAACCAGGTCCGACAGCAGAACCAGGCCCAACAGCAGAACCAGGTCCGACAGCAGAACCAGGCCCAACAGCAGAACCAGGTCCGACAGCAGAACCAGGCCCAACAGCAGAACCAGGTCCAACAGCAGAACCAGGCCCAACAGCAGAACCAGGTCTGACAGCAGAACCAGGCCCAACAACAGAACCAGGTCCAATAGCAGAACCAGGCCCAACGACAGAACCAGGTTCAACAGCAGAACCAGGCCGAACAGCAGAACCAGGTCCGACAACATAACCAGGCCCAACAACAGAACCAGGTCCGACAGCAGAACCAGGCCCAACAACAGAACTAGGTCCGACAGCAGAACCAGGCCGAACAGCAGAACCAGGTTCAATGACAGAACCAGGCCCAACAGCAGAACCAGGCCCGACAGCAGAACCAGGCCCAACAGGAGAACCAGGTCCAACAGCAGAACCAGGCCCGACAGCAGAACCAGGCCCAACAGGAGAACCAGGTCCGACAGCAGAACCAGGCCCAACGACAGAACCAGGCCCAACGGCAGAACCAGGTCcgacagcagagccaggcccaATGACAGAACCAGGCCCAACAGCAGAAGTAGGCCTGACAGCAGAACCAGGCCCGACAGCAGAACCAGGTCCGACAGCAGAACCAGGCCCAACGGCAGAACCAGGTCCGACAGCAGAACCAGGCCCAACGTCAGAACCAGGTCCGACAGCAGAACCAGGTTCGACAACAGAACCAGGTCCGACAGCAGAACCAGGTCCGACAGCAGAACCAGGTTCGACAACAGAACCAGGTCCGACAGCAGAACCAGGTCCAACAGCAGAACCAGGTCCGACAGCAGAACCGGGCCCAACGATAGAACCAGGTCCGACAGCAGAACCGGGCCTGACAACAGAACTAGACCCAACAGCAGAATCGGGCCCTGTGGCAGAACTGGGCCGGACGGGTGGACCAGGCCCAATGGCAGAATCAGGGCCGCCAGCAGAACCAGGTGCTGGTGTGGGCCCAGGTTTTGGGCTGGGCTTTGGCCCGGGCTGCCTGGTGGCAGGGGCATCCTGGGGCCCAGGCTGAGCACTGCGTGGAGAGCCATCTCCCGACAGCGGTTGCACAGCGTCAGACAGGCACGGAGTGTGAGAGTCCGGGGGCCtctgggtgggcgggcgggccggggtcgTCTCCGGAGCGTCTGTGGACACGGCggctgggccgggctgggcaCCGGGCAGCTCCCCGGCGACATTCCTCAGGCCATCGTTCCGCAGGTCGCTGTTGTCCAGGGTCTGCGCTTTCTGCAGAAAAGCCCCCTGAGGAAAGGGGGCCTGGACCGGTCTCCCGTCCTGCCACCCCACCTCTCCAGGTCACCTGCGGGAACATGGCCTCGTGCAGGCTGGTCCAGAGCACCGTGTCCTTGGACGTGGGGATCGACTGGACCTTAGCCCGGAGAGTCAcctggtgggggacaggggcctggggaggggcgagTACAGCCGCGGGGGCCCCCCTGTACCGCCCCTCCTCACTCCCAGGGAtcctggcgggctgggggtgggagggacgatGGGCAGAGGCCTCACCATTTCCCGGTGCAGGACGTTCACCTTCTGGTTCTGCGCGCTGACGTTACTAAGCAACGTGTCCAGATTCCCTGGCTGGGCCTGTCAGAAGAGCCCGTCCCGTGGGCCTGGGGCTCTGGCAGCAGACCGGGCCAGCCCAGGGGGGCCCAGGGACTCTGCTCCCGGACAGGGCGGACAGGAAGCAGCAGGTCGGGAGGCTCCACAGAGCGGGAGAGCTGAGGAGCGCTTCTTTTGAGGAAGGCCAGTTACAAACGGCAGgacccgagcaatagtacagtggggaggggagcttgccttgcgcgtgactgacctgggttcaatctctggcaccccatatgtcacCTGGGCCccttcagaagtaattcctgagtacagagccaggagtgatccctgagcatcactgagtttgtccccactcaaaaaaaaaaaaaaacccaacccaaaacaacaagataCATTCCATGGGTTTCTGGACTGCAGGACTTCTCAGAGGCTTTAATGgacaaaaaaaacaccaagattATCCAagaagagagacaggaggagaagggCTTGTATCTCAAGCTCAGTCAAGTCCAGGTTCTCCCAAGCATTTTCTGCATTTCCAACACTacctcttctgtgtgtgtgtgtgtgtgtgtgtgtgtgtgtgtgtgtgtgtgtgtgtgtgttgcaccatagctggtgatgttcagggcttactcctggttctgagctcaggaattgctcctggcagtgcttggggcaccatacggGGTACGTGGATTgcactgggtcagccatgtgcaaggcaaacaccctccccaccggCTTTGCTCCGGCCCCTACCCTTCCGCTTTGACGGGAGCCACCCCGACGGCAAATCTGTTGGTGGCCAGGCCAGAAAGGCTGTGCTGAGCTGAGAGTAGAGCAGGACCTGAAACAGACGGTGTCACCTGGGGCCGGGGGCTCATCTGTGCAGCCAGAGCCGGCAGCACAACTGCGCCCCAGCAGACTCTGCCCTCCAGCGCACAAGGAGCTTCCTACGAGAGGAAACACTGTTTCCCGTCCTGCTCTCAGTGGGCTGTCCACCTGCACTCGCCACGCCCAGGGGAGAACCTGCCTGAGAATGAAGGTGGAGCCCAAGAGAGCaccaggaggggtggggaggggaggcggggatgCCAGGATGCACCTGGATCCCGCCGAACCTGCAGCATTCCCGCCCAGCAGAGTGAGGCCAGACACTGGGAGGCCTACCTTTCCGCATACCGCCTGCAGCCCGTCCACATCCTTCCTGAGGGTCTCAACGGCCACCTTGAGCTCGTAGGTGTTGCTGAGTAAATCCTGCAGGGTCTGTATGgactgcggggaggggagggagggcgtgACGTTGGTGCGGCTCAGGCAGACCGCGGCTGACAGCCACGCTCCGCGACAACCCCGTACAGcccagccagctgtgctcagagctgtgGCGGGCTGATCCGGGACGGGAAGAAGGAGTGGGTCTGTTGCGGGATGGAGTATGCGGTGGCACCAACCCTTGGGGGCAGCTGGCCcacgggggctgggctgggacagCCCTCAGCCATGAAAGGggtgtgaataaaataaaacgattccagggccagagagatagtgcagtgggttccCTTCTCGGCGCCCCAGGGGGtctcccaggcctgccaggagtgatccctacgtgCAGAGCCCAGAACTAAGCCATgcgcacagcctggtgtggcccccaaacaaaatgaaacagaacaaaaccaaaaaagaaaatcggatcctgggccagagtgatagtcaaGGGTGGGCGCTCACCTGGCACGTGGCACTTGGCCTCTAGCCGCAGCACCACATGGGGTCCccaagagggagaagggaggagaggggaagggggaaggaggaggaggaggaggaacacgGGATCCTGGAGCTGCTCAGCGGCAAGCGGGAGCATGGCCTCCCCGCTCTCCGCGACCCCTGAGATCCTGGCACCCGCCAGCGGCTTGTCTCTCGAAAGACCCCGTACAAATGGGCCCTTGCCAACTGCTTTCCTCGACTCTGAACACTTGAGAAAGGGtgcgggcaggcaggggcagcAGGCGCTTACCTTGGCCATGGCCTCCTCGTTGCCCTCCACAATCTTGCGGAGCTTGATGAGGTGGTACAAGTCCTCGATGGGCCGCTGGGTGCCGGTGCTGCCCTCCAGCAGCTGCGCGGTGGACGGCAGGGCCTGCAGCGTGGCCAGCTGGCTCTCCACCTTGTCGATGCGGCTCACCACGTGGTCGAAGACGTTGCTGAGCCTCTTCATGGGCGTGGTGGTGGCGGGCGGGCCGTCGGCCTCCCGGGGCATGAAGCTGGTGGGCGAGGTCTGCAGGAAGTCCTCATCCCCCGACAGCACCTTCTCCAGCTCGGCCAGGTGGACGTGGTCCAGGATGGCCTGGAGCAGCAGGTGCAGGGCCTTGAAGTTGACCACGCCACACTGTGGGATGGCCACGTTGACCAGCTCGCTGAAGGTCAGCGAGAAGCTCATTCTGCCAGCAGGCTCTAGGTCTGTGGCAGGTGAGGGGTGGGCTTGGGGGCACCCGGGACTGGCATGGATGACTCCTCAAAGTGGCCAGGGAGTCCGCAGGTGGCTGTGGTCACAGGAGAATGGCCTCTGTCTAGGAGCTCCGCTGAGCTTCTGGTTGCTAGGACACTGAAATGGCCAGCGGGCCCCGCttgagggcagggcggggccggacACCCCAGCCAGCCGCAGCTCAGTTCATCCCGGTCTCTGCCATCTGAGGCccgactctatgctcagggcttcctcctggtggtgcttgggggaccctgttcGATGCCCAGGATCTAGATGGGGTCAGCCGAGGGCAGGGCAGGACATGCGTGTAGCTGGCCCCGAAGGGAGGCTCCGGGGTATCAGCGCTGCCTCCCAGATGGTTTGTGGCTCTCAAGCCagcgggacagagggacaggacagagggacaggacagctggctaggtgggaggggctgggggagagaagcCCCAGGGCTGGGATCTGagagggcggggtgggaggggaaatGCCTTCAGAGCAGCAGCCAGTGGAGCCTGAACCACAGTccagcaaggagggtgtttgccttgcacgtggctgactcgggttcgatccccggcatcccatataattccccaaggcctgccaggagtaattcctgaaaccagagccaggactaagcctggaatacagccgggtgtgcccccctgACCCCTCAAAAAACCAACCCAAGCAGACCTGGTGGCCCAGTGGTCGTATACATACGACTCTGATAAGCTCCTGGTTCCAGCCTGCAGCAAAGGCCCAGTCACCAAAGACATCAGCCCATCTGCCatcaggcacctgccttgcgtgtggcagaGCCGGGGTTATACGGTCCCCGAGCTCCCCCacaagcaattcctgagtgcagagtcagaagtcagtcctgagcactgccaggtgtggaaaaAAGATAAACCTGTCCTGAGGAGCCGGGCTAGAGCTTGGTCACTGGATGGGGACAGAGGACTGAGGCGGGAGAGGATGCTGAGGGGCTTTACGGGGTGGGCGTTCAGGCACGAAGTTCAACACCAAGGGTATAGGCGCTCTTTCTTATGGTCTCAGTGTAAGACTTGGGTCAGGTAtgagctctgggctcaggaggtGAAGTGAGGCACCCCACACCCCATGAAACAGGCTCCTGGTGCGTACACAGATCAGCACGTGTTTGTTCACTGGCAGGGTGCTGAGAGTCTTGGGGACAAAGGTGTGACTCAAGGTGTGGGGCCCAAGGGGTGCCAGCCACCCCATTACAGTAAAGGTCAAGAGTGTGGATCAAAGGTAGACCACCTGAGGACCCCGAATACTGCACTggaagtagtccctgaacactaccaggtgtggcccaaaagcaagggggaaaaaaaagaaacctgcaaCCATAGTGGTCACCCCTATCTCCTGTCTGCTCCAGTgacctgcccgctgtactatcactgacctacccgctgtactatcactctggcctgtaTTTTTAGCATCTATTGGAACAATGTTCTGCATACACTGGCTTGAAGTAGACAGTAGTAACATCaatctcatcctttttttttttttaatagaaaagtggaagagaaagaaattctccGGCAagagaggaacttagtatagggcTACGTTCTCAGTTTTCATATAACTTTAACATGGTACTGGCCTTCCGGCTATGTCATTCTTCATACAGCTATCGGAATGGCTGTTTAAACTGTCAGTGGGAACGACAGTCTGGTGGGAGGTCTGTGCATTCCCTGCAAACACTGAACCACACAGGGCTCCCGGGGGGCCTCTGCTCACAGCCGCCGCATCAACCAGCATGGGTGGGGACAGACAGCTCAATGGGCAGAGCACCTTTACATGTGACAGGCCCCGATTTGAACCCTGCCTTGCCtggtccctgaacacctctaggcgcaatcctggagcactgccaggtgtggccccaaagccaattaAACagccccctccacgcccccacacaaatggccggagcgatagcacagctggcaggtgtctgccttgcatggggcccatCCTAGTTTGGCCCTccgcatctcatacggtccccctgcactgccaggaagatccctgagcaccgccggtgtgccccccaccccccaaaccccaaaacccaaGAGTCAAAATAACAACGAACAGAACCGAGTTTTGTGAGTGTCTGTGGCGGTGACACTGAACTCGAGGCCCAGGACGTCGG from Sorex araneus isolate mSorAra2 chromosome 4, mSorAra2.pri, whole genome shotgun sequence includes these protein-coding regions:
- the C4H16orf96 gene encoding uncharacterized protein C16orf96 homolog; protein product: MSFSLTFSELVNVAIPQCGVVNFKALHLLLQAILDHVHLAELEKVLSGDEDFLQTSPTSFMPREADGPPATTTPMKRLSNVFDHVVSRIDKVESQLATLQALPSTAQLLEGSTGTQRPIEDLYHLIKLRKIVEGNEEAMAKSIQTLQDLLSNTYELKVAVETLRKDVDGLQAVCGKAQPGNLDTLLSNVSAQNQKVNVLHREMAPVPHQVTLRAKVQSIPTSKDTVLWTSLHEAMFPQKAQTLDNSDLRNDGLRNVAGELPVLLSGPVLLSDLVLSLGPVLLSDLVLLLDLVLLSDLVLLSNLVLLSDLVLLSDLVLLSNLVLLSDLVLTLGLVLLSDLVLPLGLVLLSDLVLLSGLVLLSGLLLLLGLVLSLGLALLSDLVLPLGLVLSLGLVLLSDLVLLLGLVLLSGLVLLLDLVLLLGLVLLSGLVLLLGLVLSLNLVLLFGLVLLSDLVLLLGLVLLSDLVLLLGLVMLSDLVLLFGLVLLLNLVLSLGLVLLLDLVLLLGLVLLSDLVLLLGLVLLLDLVLLLGLVLLSDLVLLLGLVLLSDLVLLLGLVLLSDLVLSLGLVLLSDLVLLLGLVLLFVPSSDLVQPLGLVLPLGLVLPSSLVLPLDLVLPLDLVLLKDLVLLKDLVLLSGLVLLLGLVLSLSLVLPLGLVLQSGLVLQSGLVLLSVLVLLSVLDLLLGLGLVLGLGLPQDLDLALGLGLPQDLNLALGLGLSLDLGLDLDLPLPLAHSSQHRETAFCTETPPAAPPLAREHSSVWPRPVWPQTLDPYLYSILEDQEEVPSEGTAGRGPRAPAAMEAAPKSPASLKKLKTDANIAAAAAVAYAAAASSAARAAQAAAQAVQNVPTTHLAASATAATTSGPLGALTGSPGVGAAQGATYDLREDPELKQEPRDAEMSSLLGPLLPTGVPSNLVMSQTLKAARQASTPEEKKSAVRLSMSHLALMPMQHESLRDEFAKLASTLQQRVSYLANMGGMAELSMTLDVLQEKISNLSKSRMKEEELERIWGHQMETMKGRYIVLDKAVSKIQMRLEDLKAIWTHIKHLETEKADKSLVEKELKEKADRGTLATKASRADLKTLSSEVNELVQSLLLRVMAHEDSWKKSVEQLSGELGTKLVRSDLTELKADLSKIRQTLRKVMAEGLHFDPDNAAGFRRKLFEQVQCLSCDRSLDMMTSPHLLTVRKAQLLSTLRPVSANSSEFLQRQQMREQLQDVGACDDATLSAPQHWTNSPESQTGPLLSIYPYGDPSVVDYDTAEVDILGVDGVLYKGRMASQELPPMADGEKDPAARGLDDRGRQGPFGVLYPRPPASPRARQHPRNLAPEPPATIQAAGLGTRMLPQ